In Paraburkholderia flagellata, the sequence GTCAATTCCGCATGCGCGCGCGAGTGCGCGCGCGGTCAACGCCTCGACAAGATCGCGCCGGTACGCGGCGCTGATCTGCGGATGGTCGGCAGGCTCGACCGCCGCTGCCGCACGCTTGCCGATACGCGCAACCGTGGCAGCGTCCGCGAGAGCGCCTTCAAAATCGGCCGCCACTTCGTTGAGCGTGAACGGCACGTCGCTCACGCCACCGATGCCGATGCGCAATGCGCTCAGGCGCCCTGCCTCGACCACTGCTGTCACCGCGCAGGCAGCGATCGCGAAGTCGCCTTGACGGCGGCTAAATAGCTCGAATCCCTGTTTTTCGCCGGGCCGCGCACACGGGAAGTCAACGGCGGTGACGATCTCGTCCGCATCGAGCGAGGTAGTCATGGTCGCGAGCAGGAAGTCAGTCGCCTCGATTTCGCGCGTGCCTCCATTCGCGGCCACCTTGATTCGTGCACTCAAGGTGCGTGCGATCAACGGCAACTGGGCCGCCGGGTCCGCATTCGCCATGCTCCCGCCGAGCGTGCCCCGCTGGCGGATCGCGAAGTGACCGATCGTGCCTGCGGCTTGCGCAAGAAGCGGACAAGCGTCTCTCACGAGCCGGTTCGTCGCCAGTTCGTGATGGCGAGTCAGCGCGCCGATCGACAGCGTGTCAGCGGAGCGCGCGATACCGGTGAGTTCCTCGAGCGCGTTCAGGTCAATGACGTGCGCGGGTTGCGCGAGGCGCATGTTCATCATCGGCACGAGCGACTGCCCCCCGGCGATCACCTTCGCGTCGAAGCCGTGCTCGGCGAGCAACACCAGCGCTTCGCCGAGCGTGCCCGGCCGATGATAGGAAAAGACAGATGGTTTCATGAACTCGTTTGCGGCACTTCAGCCATGCCAGACGGAATCTATTTGTGCCTTTCAGAACGCAAATCGTCAAATGACGACAACATTCCTACGACCTTTCACTCGATTAAATTGGCTGTTTCGCCGCGTCAATCATTAGCGATGCTTCAGACGAACAATATTCCCAATTGCATAAGTCGTCAACTGACGACTTATGCAACGGACAGCTGCACGCGCGGCGGGATCGTGGAAACCGCCGAATGTGAGTGCAAAAGGGCGCGCGCTTGCGCACCCTGATGGAGATGTGAAGTTTGTTTAGGGCCGCAGCCAGGCGTGCGGAAGAACGGCACTGAATCGCCAGCGCCGTTCGAGCTTCGAGAGTCAGGCAGGCGGGAGCGGCGGAAGAAGTGCCGGAACGCTCGCCAGAAACGCGCGCACCGTCATTGCGATAACGTCTTCCACCGGCATCGCGTCGTCGTGACCATAGATGCGGCGACGGATCGCAAGGTGCGAAATGGCGCCGTGCAAGATCCAGCCGACCTCCTTGAGTCCGTCGATAGTTGGCGGGACCGATCGCCCTGCTTCATGAGCGGCCTCTGTCACGACAATCTCGAGTGCATGGGAAATGACTGCGTTCGAGTATGCCGGCGCCATGCTCAGGCCAGCCAGTGACGAAAAGAGGAACAGCCGCAACCACCGGCGCGTGAGCAGCGTCTCGTAGTATTCGCGATAGAAAGCGATCAAACGTGCCTCAATTGGCACGCCCCGATCCTTGAGATTGACGAACCAGATCGCCTTGAACAGGCCGGCTATTTCATGGTTGTAAACTTCTTCGATCAGCGCTGCCTTGCTCGGAAACAAGCTGTAGAGCAAGCGCTGGGAGACGCCGCATACTTCCGCGATAGCCCTTGTCTGCGCCTCCAACCCGTGCTCGGAGAAGTAGTCGGCGGCCTTGGCAAGAACGAGCGCCCGGCGCTCGGTGCGCGGCAGGCGCCGCACGATCGTTTGCTTCGGGTGCCTCGCGTGGGTATCGCCCGAAGTTGCGCGGTCCGCCTGCACATCCTCCTTGTCCTGCATCCCCGCTGCGGGAGCACGCTTGCCTCGCGTAACGCGGTGGCGCGACTCGGCCGCCGGCTGGGCTTTCGCCGTGCCTTTCATGTTCCCTTTCATGCTTCTCTCGCTGGTTTTTCATACTATTATCCAACGAAAGTCGTCACTTGACGATCAGTCGCGGCGAGAATCGCATGTTGAACCCGCGGAGGGTGCAGTACCGATCGAAAGCATGATTCCTGTCGCAGCGCCCCACAGCGTGGACGGCACTATTGAAGACAAACGCGGTTCAGTGCCACCGTGCGCCGGTAGACATGCCGGTTGAGCCACGGCACGTACGTATATTCGTCGTAGGCATTGCAGCCAATCACGATCCAGTTGGACAGCACGTTGCTCATGGCGGACTCCTTGCACCGGCGTGGATCGGCGGGCGTTCATATCTACGTGAACATGAAACGCATGGCCGTTATTCCAGGTTTGCGCTGCCACTTGCGCAGAATTATCTGGCATGACCCCGGCATGCCTGGCGTGCTATCCGCTATCGCCCCAGACGAAATTCGATTCATGCTGGAATATTGATCCCCCACGGCCGTTTGCACGTATGAGAAGCACGGAGGAACGAGCCTTTTCGCTTCTCAACAAGCGCATCTTTTGACTTAGGAGTTCGAAATGAATTCACGTATTGCTATCGCACTTTCGGTACTCACATTGGCATTTGGGGGTTTTGCCAGCGCCGCTTCTGCGCAGGACCTCACGCGGGCTGAAGTGCACGCGGATCTCGTCCGCGTCGAGCAAGCCGGCTACAACCCGTCGATCGGCAATGATGCGACCTATCCTGCGGACATTCAGGCGGCCGAGGCCAAAATCGCCGCGCAGGACAATCAGTCTCTGGCAAACGAAGCCATGGGCGGCACGACAATGAGCGGCATGTCCGCTTCTGGCTCACATTTGCCTGCGCCCAGCGGCACGTCCTCCTCGTGCGTCGGCCCTGCCAGCTATTGCAATATTTTCTTCGGAAGCTGACCCGCCTTGGTGCCTGCTTCAAGTGGCCGGGCGCTTCATGCCGCCGCAGCGCGAGCTGCAGGCAAATCGGGCGTTGGCGCCTGCTGCCGATCGATGCATTGCGCACCGGACAGGCGAACGTGTGCACCAAGGCCGCGCGGCCCCGCTCCCTTCTCTCGAAAGATTGATCACTACCGCCATGCGGCGGCGGTTGTCCGCGGCAGCCCACCTCGACATTGACGGACGCGCCTCACGACGCTAGCGGACGATTGCGGCGTGAATGCGGACAGAGCCTCCAGACCGGCCCGAACATCGCTAACAGATTGTTCGCGTGGCAGTTAAGAGCCCTTCGTCAACTCGTTCAAGGAGAGAGCAATGAAGCAATCCGAGGCATACACACTCAGCATCGGCTTCCTCGCCGTGGTCGACACCTGGTTGACCGGCACCGTGCTCCCCGTGCCGGTCTGGGTCACGTTCATCGCATGGGCTTCGTTCTTCGTGCTGGGCGGCGGCTCGGCGGGCTTCATCAAGAGCATCGCGTCAAACCTCGCCGGCCTGGTCATCAGTGCCCTCACATTGCTCATCATCAACGGCACGAGCCAGACGGCACTGGCCATTGCAGTGTGCGTGGGCGTTGGCAGCGCGGCGATGGTGCAGGCGTCGAAAATCAGGCTGCTCGACGTGCTGCCCGCTATCGTCTGGGGATTCGCCTCGACCGTTGGGACGACCGTCGCCTCAGGCCGCCCGATCACGACGCCCGGACTCGCGAACCCTGCGCTCGTCGCGGCCGCCGCGCTCGTGACCGGCGCGGTATTCGGCTATGTGTCCGAAATCGCCGGGAGCGCGCTCACCACAAGGCGTGCGGTTGGCGCGAACTGAGCGACGAGTCGCGATCTAAACGGCGCAGGCGTGGCCGTCTGGCACCTTTCGAAATAATCCGGACAGCCGAACTGGCGACGCAAGCCGTCGTCGCGACCAAACAGGACGCCAGCCTCTCAGGCCACGGAAACTTGGCTATTTTCTTGATATATCAGCAAACCCGACACGGAGATTTCCATGCGGATCAGGAAGGTCCCTACGACTGTAATCACCGGCTTTCTCGGCGCAGGCAAAACCACCCTCGTCAATCACGTGCTCGACGCCACGCGGCCCATGCCAATCGGCATCGTTGTGAACGAGTTTGGTGAAGTGGGTATCGACGGCAAGATGATCGTCGCCGAAGAAGAAGCCATTGTGGAGATCAGCAACGGCTGCGTGTGCTGCACTGTGCGCGCCGACCTCGTGACGAGTGTGCTCGCGCTGCTCGACCGCTTCGGCGACGGGCTGGAACGGCTGCTCGTCGAGACCTCGGGGCTCGCCGACCCGGCGCCCGTCCTGCAGACGTTTCTCGCCGACCCCGACGTGCGCGAACGCGTCGATCTGGAATCCGTGGTGGTGGTCGTCGACGCGTGTCACGCGCAAGCACAGCTCAGCGACGACATCGCACGCGAGCAGGTCGTCTTTGCCGATCGCATTGTCGTGAACAAAGCCGATACGGCTACGCCCGAACAGATTGAGTCGCTGCAGGCAACGCTGCGGCAGCTCAATCCGGCCGCGACGCACGAGTTGGCGACGCACGCCCGGATCGACGTGCCCGTGCTCCTCTCGACGAAGACGTTCTCTGTCGACCATCTGCTCACTCTCGAGCCGGACATCCTCGATGACGGCGAGCACGAACACGAACACGATACGAGCATCGAGTCTTTCGGTTTCGTGATTCCCGGCGCACTCGACCCGCTGCGTTTCAACCGCTGGGCGAACCAGCTTGTGCAGGCGCAAGGCTTATCCTTGCTGCGCATGAAAGGCGTGCTGAACATCGACGGCGAAACGCGCCGTCTCCATTTCCACAGTGTCCACATGCTGATGGATACGCACTTCGGCAAAGCATGGGCGCGCGACGAAATGCGCGAAAGCCGTTTCGTCGCGATCGGCCGCGGCCTGGATGCGCACGCGTTGCGCGCCGGTCTGCTGGGTTGTGTCGCCTCGGCATCAGTTGGTACCGCGCCTATGGCAATACCCTGAGTCTCCCCTTCTCCATAATGGCTCGATCCATTTTCAACGATATGGACTCCAAATGAAACTCCAACACCACCTCGGCGGACTCGAAAACCTCGGACCCGTCAACCTGGACACGCGCGTGTTCGCCCAGCCGTGGGAGCAGCGCATCTTCGGCATCCACACCGCCATGATGGCCGAGAGCGCGCACCTCGACAATGCGCTGCCGGGATATCCCATCAAGACGCTGCCAACCACGTTCCGCAGCGACTGGACATGGGCGTCGCTGCGCACCGGTGCAGAGGGCATGCAACCGTTCGAATACTTCAAGTTCCGCTACTACGAGAAATGGCTTGGCGGCATTGCACAGTTTTTCATCGACGCGGGCTACCTCACTGCACAGGAGCTGGCCGACAAGACCGCGCTCTACCGCAGCCAGCCTGACTCCCCGCTGCCCCATCGGCCCAACACGGCGCTCGACGCGCAGATCGACGCATACCTTCAGCAAGGCGATTCGCCTCGGCACGCTAGCGGGAAGGCAGCGCGCTTCAAGGTGGGCCAGCGCGTGCGCGTTGCGGACCCCGAAGCCGTCGATCACACGCGTCTGCCGGGTTATCTGCGCAATAAGACGGGCACTGTAGAGCGCGTTTATCCGGACACCTACGCATATTTCGTTTCGACCGGCGTGGACGGCATCGGCGAACCCATGCCGGTCTATCGCATTGCCTTCGAGGCAGTGGACATCTGGGGCACCGGCAAGAGCGAGGCCAACACGACGATTTACGCCGATCTGTTCGAAGCCTACGTGGCAGCGGTTGCCTGATTCCGCGCACAACCGACAATGGAGAGAAACATGAGCGATATTTTTGCTTTTTCTGACGACCGCGAAACGTCGAGCGCCGCGAAAGTGCGCGCGCTCGAAGCGCTGCTGATCGAAAAGGGCATCATCGGCAGCGATTCGGTCGATACGGTGCTGCGCCATTTCGAAACCGTGGCAGGCCCCTTCAACGGCGCAAAAATCGTTGCGCGTGCATGGGTCGATCCAGCCTACAAGGCGCGCCTGCTCGAAGACACGCCCGCTGCGATCGCCGAACTCGACCTGCCCGTCGGGATGACGGGCGCGGAAGGCGAGCACATGGCCGCGGTGGCCAACAGCGCCGATGTGCACAACCTCATCATCTGCACGCTGTGCTCGTGCTACCCGTGGCCGGTGCTCGGCCTGCCGCCCTACTGGTACAAGGACCCGGTGTTCCGCGCGCGCGGCGTGCGCGAGCCACGCGCTGTGCTCAGCGAGTTCGGCGTGGTGGTGCCGGAAGAGAAGGCCGTTAAGGTATGGGACAGCAGCGCGCAGATCCGCTGGTTTGTCGTGCCCGAGCGTCCAGCGAACACGGAGGGCATGAGCGAAGATGCGCTCGCCGCGCTCGTCACGCCCGAGTCGATGATGGGCGTCGCACTGGTTGCCGCACCGCAGGCGTAGGAGCAGACGATGTTCACTCGATTCGAGGAGTACGCCACGGCGTCGATGCTCGGTCACGCCGACTCTCCGCCACGCATCGACGGCAAACTGCTGTTCACGAACCGCTGGGAGCGCGACGTGTTTGGCCTTGCGCTTTCGCTGGCGAAGGCCGGCTGCTTCGAGTGGGAGGACTTCCGCCAGTGCCTGATCGAAGCCATTGGCCGCTGGGAATCACTCGAATGCGCGCACCAGCCGCGCTGGGACTACTACGAACGCTTTTTCGAAGCGCTACTGAACGTAATCGAGGCGAGCGGCACGCTCGACGCAGCGGAGTTGACGAGCGCACTCGCGCCACGCCCTGCGAGCCAGTTTGCACACATCGACCTGCAAAATCACGAAGGAGACACCCATGAGCCTCGCCACTGAACCGCTTCGCCCTCACGCGTCAAGCCGCTCGCGCATCGTCACCATGTACGCCACGCTGGCGCTCGTCAATATTCTCGCGTGGACCTGGGCGCTTATCGTGCTGCGCACGTCGCCCATGCTGCTCGGCACGGCGTTTCTCGCGTACAGCTTCGGCCTGCGCCACGCAATGGACGCCGACCACATCGCCGCGATCGACAACGTGACCCGCAAGCTGATGAACGACGGCAAACGGCCTGTGACAGTCGGCTTCTATTTCGCGCTCGGCCATTCGCTCACGGTCGTGGTGGGCGCGCTCGTCGTCGCGCTTGCAACCCAGTCGCTTGCGCATCATTTCGAAGCGCTGCGCGAAGCTGGCGCCACAATCGGCACACTCGTGTCCGCGGTCTTTCTTCTCGCGATCGCAGCGCTCAACGTCGTGCTGCTGATCGATCTCGTGCGCGCCTTTCGCAAGGCCCGCCGCAGCGAGATCGGCGACGCGCACAACAACAGCGTTGCCCCCCTTGCGGGCAATCTGCTCGCGCGCATGTTCCGCCCGCTCTTTGGGCTTGTGCGTGCGAGCTGGCTGATGCTTCCGCTCGGCGTTCTGTTCGGCCTGGGCTTCGAAACCGCCACTGAGGTGGCCCTGCTTGGCACCTCGGCGTCTCAGGCTTCGGCCGGCTTCTCTCTCTGGACGATCCTCGCCTTTCCGTGCCTTTTCGCAGCGGGCATGCTCACCGTCGACACGACCGATGGCATCCTCATGCTCGGCGCCTATGGGTGGGCTTTCATCAAGCCTTTGCGCAAGTTGTACTACAACCTGACGATCACGCTGATATCGACGCTCGTCGCCGCGCTGATCGGGGGTATCGAGGCACTGGGGCTCGCCGCGCAGATGCTCAATCTCTCCGGCCCGTTCTGGCGCTTCATCGATACCCTCAACGGCAATTTCGGGCTGCTCGGCTACGGCATCGTCGTGATCTTTACGGTTGGCTGGCTCGCCTCGGCGATGCTATATAAACTGAAGGACTACGAGCGAGGGGCGTCGGCGGCATGAACAGGAACGGCTTGGCGAGACCGGGGCCGCGGTCGGCCGGCGGCCTCCCTTCCACTGTCTGCGAGTGAGCGCAATGAACCGCATCAAGGTCGGCATGGTGGTATTCCCGGGATTTCAGTTGCTTGATATTGCGGGCCCACGCGATGCATTCGCCGAGGTCCGCGTCCTGAGCCGGGGAGAATGCGAGTACGAGATCCTGACGGTCGGCACGACGCGCGGCGCGATCCAGTCGTCGAGCGGCATGACGATCGTGCCGGAGCGCACGATTTTCGACGCCTGCCCTGACTTCGACACTGTGATCGTGCCTGGCGGCCTCGGGATCTTCGAGATCTTCGACGACCCGGCGCTCAGCGAATGGCTGCACGCGCAATACCGGCGTGCACGTCGCGTCTGTGCCATTTGCAACGGTCTTTTCGCTCTGGGCTCCGCGGGCCTGCTCGACAACCGCGTGGTCACCACGCATTGGATGGACGTGCCCCGGCTCGCCACGACCTTTCCGAAATCGCGCATCGAGCCCGATCACATCTATGTGAAAGACGGCGGCATCTACACGACGGCAGGCGTGACAGCGGGGATCGACCTTGCGCTCGCGTTGATTGAGGAAGACTACGGACGCGCGATGGCGCTGGACGTCGCGAAGTACCTCATCGTGTACCTGCGGCGAGCCGGCGGTCAGTCGCAGTTCAGCCCGCTGCTGGAATCGCAGGCAGCGCCGCATTCGCAAACCACATCACTGCAGCAATACATTCTCGACAACCTGCAAATCGACCACACGGTCGCTTCGCTCGCCGAGCGCGTGCACATGAGCGCGCGCAATCTCGCACGAACATTCAGCAAGGAATGCGGCGTCACGCCCATGACATTTCTCGCCAATGCACGCATCGACGCGGCACGGCGCTACCTGGAAGGCACAGATTTGTCCTTGCGGGAGATTGCGAAACGCTGCGGCTTCGACAGCACCGATGCGCTGCGGCGTGTGTTCGCGCGTCGCCTGCAGATCAATCCTGCGGACTATCGCGCACGCTTTCGCACGGAGCGAACGACAGGCATATTGCCTCCGAGGCCGACTAACGGCGAGACGCTTGCAAAGCGCGTTGCGCGCGGCCGCTAAGGTGCACCCCCTTACGTCAGCGCTCACGCCGCGACCTGATCGGCACTCCTGACCACGGCTGCCCTCGCGCGTATGCGATCCAGAGCGTCGTAAGCTGTTGCCAGCGCGCCAACCGGAACATACTGGAGCAGCTTGTCGTAAGCCGTCACGAACGGCGCGAACGCCGCCACTCCGCGTTCGTCAAGGCGCCATTCTCCGGTCCGCTCGGCCCAAGCGAATGAACGCGCCACTGAGCCATCGGCATCGTCGATCTGCTCCTGGCTCGTGATGCAATAGCCCAGTTCGACCATGTACGCCACAAGACACATGATATCGGCAAGCAAGCGGATGGACGACGCACTGCCCTTACCTCGCCGTAGAAGATCCAGCGCAATGTGGGCGCGCAATGCCGTGAAACTGGATGCCGCCCGGGGAAGCGGCAGCAGGCGCGCCTTCGAATGCTGCGCTTGAGTCGAGCGCACATTGCGCGAGATTCTGTGGTTTGTCTTTGCCATTGCCTGCAAATATTCAGCTTGGTTCGTTTGCGCACTAAATCGGGCACGCGGCGCTTCTTCCAATTGAATATGCGCCCGACGCGATTAACGTGATTCGCGGCCGCGAAGGGCGATTGTTTCAACTTCTTGCGCAAGGCGCCAGCACGTACCTGCTGGAGCCATGCTTACCGGGAGGAAACAAATTGCCAGGGACGGCGAGAGCGGCAGCCATGACCTTAAAGCCAAAATGGACTACCGCTGCGTCAGCGACAACATCGGCATCCACCCCAATGCCGCATTCCGTATGATCCAGCCGCGGCATGGGTATCAGGAGCGTTTCCGTTTGACGTCAGCAAAAGCGATACCGACGCCTGTATACGGTCCGCCGGCACGCCGCACGTGGAGCAAGGTACGGGGCAATCACGTTCAGCAAGCTTGCGCATCGCCTCAAAGACGCCGCACGCTTCGCATCGGTAATCGTACAAAGGCATTTTTAACCTCCTTCAAGCAGGGGTAATGGCATTGCGCACGGCGTCACGGCGAGTTCGTGACAACCATTGTCAATTACGCTGCGCTTGCCATCAACACTCGCTATACGTCGATTTCTGCCAAATTCGGCGTAATCCAGGCACATCTGGGAAGGCACCAAGATTCATAGTTTCCACGAGGAAACAAAGTAATCTGGGAGTAACTTTCCTTAAACACAGTGCGTGGGAAATTCGGCGATCCGAAAGGCCGTTAATAACTCGTAACAAAAGCGCTCTCTCAATCGCAGGGGCAATCCGACCTTTGTCCGAACCCTCTTTTACTGTCTCATTAAGCCACTGTTTTCCCAATGAAAACCTGGAATCCGAACACACTGACCGCGCCCGATCACCTGGTATGGACAGCCGTTTAATGTGCCATCCTGACGAAATGTCACCAGCAAGAAGTTGATCCTTTGTGTACATTCCGGCTTTGTACGTTTGTACGCGCTTGAGTCACGAAGGACGCACGCATCGCAATGCGCCTTCGCGGACGACTCCAACGTGCCATAGCATCAGACAGCGGCCGCAAGGAAGGCGTGCCGCTCCCAGCGCGTTGACGAACGCTATCGAAGCAAAGTGCGATGTTCGCCGTGACTCGTTCGGGCGAACGCGCCCGCTTTTCCCAGTAACTGTGCTTTGCAGGAAAATCCACATGCTCGGCCTGGTACGTATCGCGCTTCGGCGGCCATACACCTTTGTCGTGCTGGCAATCATCATTTTCATCATCGGACCGCTGTCCGCGATGAAAACGCCAACCGACATCTTTCCCGACATCCGCATTCCCGTCATCAGCGTCGTGTGGCAATACACCGGGCTGCCACCGGATCAGATGGCGGGTCGAATCACGTCGCCCTTTGAGCGGACAATTACGACCACCGTCAACGACGTCGAACATATCGAAGCTGAATCGGTGGCTGGATTCGGCAT encodes:
- a CDS encoding FAD binding domain-containing protein, which translates into the protein MKPSVFSYHRPGTLGEALVLLAEHGFDAKVIAGGQSLVPMMNMRLAQPAHVIDLNALEELTGIARSADTLSIGALTRHHELATNRLVRDACPLLAQAAGTIGHFAIRQRGTLGGSMANADPAAQLPLIARTLSARIKVAANGGTREIEATDFLLATMTTSLDADEIVTAVDFPCARPGEKQGFELFSRRQGDFAIAACAVTAVVEAGRLSALRIGIGGVSDVPFTLNEVAADFEGALADAATVARIGKRAAAAVEPADHPQISAAYRRDLVEALTARALARACGIDAHSPAHNT
- a CDS encoding TetR/AcrR family transcriptional regulator: MKGNMKGTAKAQPAAESRHRVTRGKRAPAAGMQDKEDVQADRATSGDTHARHPKQTIVRRLPRTERRALVLAKAADYFSEHGLEAQTRAIAEVCGVSQRLLYSLFPSKAALIEEVYNHEIAGLFKAIWFVNLKDRGVPIEARLIAFYREYYETLLTRRWLRLFLFSSLAGLSMAPAYSNAVISHALEIVVTEAAHEAGRSVPPTIDGLKEVGWILHGAISHLAIRRRIYGHDDAMPVEDVIAMTVRAFLASVPALLPPLPPA
- a CDS encoding DUF4148 domain-containing protein; translated protein: MNSRIAIALSVLTLAFGGFASAASAQDLTRAEVHADLVRVEQAGYNPSIGNDATYPADIQAAEAKIAAQDNQSLANEAMGGTTMSGMSASGSHLPAPSGTSSSCVGPASYCNIFFGS
- a CDS encoding DUF1097 domain-containing protein, coding for MKQSEAYTLSIGFLAVVDTWLTGTVLPVPVWVTFIAWASFFVLGGGSAGFIKSIASNLAGLVISALTLLIINGTSQTALAIAVCVGVGSAAMVQASKIRLLDVLPAIVWGFASTVGTTVASGRPITTPGLANPALVAAAALVTGAVFGYVSEIAGSALTTRRAVGAN
- a CDS encoding CobW family GTP-binding protein, translated to MRIRKVPTTVITGFLGAGKTTLVNHVLDATRPMPIGIVVNEFGEVGIDGKMIVAEEEAIVEISNGCVCCTVRADLVTSVLALLDRFGDGLERLLVETSGLADPAPVLQTFLADPDVRERVDLESVVVVVDACHAQAQLSDDIAREQVVFADRIVVNKADTATPEQIESLQATLRQLNPAATHELATHARIDVPVLLSTKTFSVDHLLTLEPDILDDGEHEHEHDTSIESFGFVIPGALDPLRFNRWANQLVQAQGLSLLRMKGVLNIDGETRRLHFHSVHMLMDTHFGKAWARDEMRESRFVAIGRGLDAHALRAGLLGCVASASVGTAPMAIP
- the nthB gene encoding nitrile hydratase subunit beta — protein: MKLQHHLGGLENLGPVNLDTRVFAQPWEQRIFGIHTAMMAESAHLDNALPGYPIKTLPTTFRSDWTWASLRTGAEGMQPFEYFKFRYYEKWLGGIAQFFIDAGYLTAQELADKTALYRSQPDSPLPHRPNTALDAQIDAYLQQGDSPRHASGKAARFKVGQRVRVADPEAVDHTRLPGYLRNKTGTVERVYPDTYAYFVSTGVDGIGEPMPVYRIAFEAVDIWGTGKSEANTTIYADLFEAYVAAVA
- the nthA gene encoding nitrile hydratase subunit alpha; translated protein: MSDIFAFSDDRETSSAAKVRALEALLIEKGIIGSDSVDTVLRHFETVAGPFNGAKIVARAWVDPAYKARLLEDTPAAIAELDLPVGMTGAEGEHMAAVANSADVHNLIICTLCSCYPWPVLGLPPYWYKDPVFRARGVREPRAVLSEFGVVVPEEKAVKVWDSSAQIRWFVVPERPANTEGMSEDALAALVTPESMMGVALVAAPQA
- a CDS encoding nitrile hydratase accessory protein; amino-acid sequence: MFTRFEEYATASMLGHADSPPRIDGKLLFTNRWERDVFGLALSLAKAGCFEWEDFRQCLIEAIGRWESLECAHQPRWDYYERFFEALLNVIEASGTLDAAELTSALAPRPASQFAHIDLQNHEGDTHEPRH
- a CDS encoding HoxN/HupN/NixA family nickel/cobalt transporter → MSLATEPLRPHASSRSRIVTMYATLALVNILAWTWALIVLRTSPMLLGTAFLAYSFGLRHAMDADHIAAIDNVTRKLMNDGKRPVTVGFYFALGHSLTVVVGALVVALATQSLAHHFEALREAGATIGTLVSAVFLLAIAALNVVLLIDLVRAFRKARRSEIGDAHNNSVAPLAGNLLARMFRPLFGLVRASWLMLPLGVLFGLGFETATEVALLGTSASQASAGFSLWTILAFPCLFAAGMLTVDTTDGILMLGAYGWAFIKPLRKLYYNLTITLISTLVAALIGGIEALGLAAQMLNLSGPFWRFIDTLNGNFGLLGYGIVVIFTVGWLASAMLYKLKDYERGASAA
- a CDS encoding GlxA family transcriptional regulator produces the protein MNRIKVGMVVFPGFQLLDIAGPRDAFAEVRVLSRGECEYEILTVGTTRGAIQSSSGMTIVPERTIFDACPDFDTVIVPGGLGIFEIFDDPALSEWLHAQYRRARRVCAICNGLFALGSAGLLDNRVVTTHWMDVPRLATTFPKSRIEPDHIYVKDGGIYTTAGVTAGIDLALALIEEDYGRAMALDVAKYLIVYLRRAGGQSQFSPLLESQAAPHSQTTSLQQYILDNLQIDHTVASLAERVHMSARNLARTFSKECGVTPMTFLANARIDAARRYLEGTDLSLREIAKRCGFDSTDALRRVFARRLQINPADYRARFRTERTTGILPPRPTNGETLAKRVARGR
- a CDS encoding zinc ribbon domain-containing protein; translation: MPLYDYRCEACGVFEAMRKLAERDCPVPCSTCGVPADRIQASVSLLLTSNGNAPDTHAAAGSYGMRHWGGCRCCR